One window of Phycisphaeraceae bacterium genomic DNA carries:
- a CDS encoding sigma-70 family RNA polymerase sigma factor — translation MADKHLQDDVDLELMRRVAANEEAAIGELYDRFGSLVFRMAFQAMPTRAEAEDAVQEVFVRLWRTAGRYDPKRAALVTWVMLISRRHLVDKLRRTRARVKAGSLDETQAGFAGEFGLGDSSPERQEQFAALMKKIETLPELQRTVVVRAYLGGQTLRQIGEELGTPLGTVKSALSRALVRLRERVNEEPVV, via the coding sequence ATGGCCGACAAGCACCTCCAGGACGATGTTGATCTGGAACTGATGCGCCGTGTCGCGGCGAACGAAGAGGCCGCTATCGGCGAGTTGTACGATCGATTCGGCTCTCTTGTGTTTCGGATGGCGTTCCAAGCGATGCCGACAAGGGCCGAGGCGGAAGATGCGGTCCAGGAGGTTTTTGTTCGGTTATGGAGAACCGCGGGCAGGTATGATCCGAAGCGTGCGGCTCTGGTGACCTGGGTGATGCTGATCTCAAGGCGCCATTTGGTAGACAAGCTTCGGCGGACGCGGGCCAGGGTCAAGGCGGGTTCGTTGGACGAGACGCAGGCCGGTTTCGCGGGCGAGTTCGGGCTCGGAGATTCGAGCCCGGAGCGTCAGGAGCAGTTTGCAGCGTTGATGAAGAAGATAGAAACTCTGCCAGAGTTGCAACGCACTGTGGTCGTGCGTGCGTATCTAGGGGGGCAGACCCTCAGGCAGATCGGTGAAGAGCTCGGTACCCCGCTGGGGACTGTCAAATCGGCGCTCAGCCGCGCACTTGTGCGGCTCAGGGAGCGTGTGAACGAGGAGCCGGTGGTATGA
- a CDS encoding EVE domain-containing protein, with protein sequence MATYLLKTEPGTYSFDDLVRDGQTTWDGVSNAAALIALRAMKKGDEAFIYHTGDERAIVGLAVVTKGAYEDPKNPGVNAKGEPKNAVVDLRAAKAAKTPVTLDVIKADKRFASFPLVKIGRLSVMEVEPTLDRVLRSMAGL encoded by the coding sequence ATGGCGACATATCTCCTGAAGACGGAGCCGGGCACATACTCGTTCGATGATCTCGTCCGTGACGGGCAGACAACGTGGGATGGCGTGTCGAACGCGGCGGCGTTGATCGCGCTGCGAGCGATGAAGAAGGGTGACGAGGCCTTCATCTATCACACGGGTGACGAGCGAGCGATCGTCGGGCTGGCTGTCGTGACGAAGGGCGCGTACGAAGACCCGAAGAACCCCGGCGTCAACGCCAAAGGAGAGCCCAAGAACGCGGTGGTGGACCTCAGGGCTGCCAAAGCCGCGAAGACCCCGGTCACGCTGGATGTGATCAAGGCCGACAAGCGATTCGCCTCGTTCCCGCTGGTGAAGATCGGGCGTCTGAGTGTGATGGAGGTCGAGCCGACACTTGATCGCGTGTTGCGGTCAATGGCCGGACTCTGA
- a CDS encoding DUF1080 domain-containing protein yields the protein MRPGARARLARSGTVASTLIACFACALASIPVGCSSTRPRSQAPASDEATLAIFDGHTLNGWIVRGGTASFTVEEGCIVGRTAPNQPNTFLCTDADYADFILTLEFLVDPRLNSGIQIRSASNPDHLGGRVHGYQVEIDPSPRSWTGGIYDESRRGWIADLSNNPEARAAFRQNEWNTLRIEAIDSRIRTWINGVPASDLRDSMSPAGFIALQVHGVGPRVEPLEVRWRQILLTPVHRPQATTHHGASESGH from the coding sequence GTGAGACCCGGCGCACGCGCCCGACTTGCTCGTTCCGGTACCGTTGCGTCGACGCTGATCGCATGCTTCGCCTGCGCTCTGGCCTCGATTCCCGTGGGATGCTCCTCCACACGACCTCGCTCTCAAGCCCCTGCGAGCGACGAGGCCACACTCGCGATCTTCGATGGACACACGCTCAACGGCTGGATCGTCCGAGGCGGTACTGCTTCTTTCACGGTCGAAGAAGGGTGCATCGTCGGGCGTACCGCGCCGAACCAGCCGAACACGTTCCTCTGCACCGATGCGGACTACGCCGATTTCATTCTGACTCTGGAGTTCCTCGTAGACCCCCGCCTCAACTCTGGCATCCAGATCCGTAGCGCGAGCAACCCGGACCACCTGGGCGGAAGGGTCCACGGGTATCAGGTCGAGATCGACCCATCCCCGCGTTCATGGACGGGCGGCATCTACGACGAGTCTCGGCGCGGCTGGATCGCAGACCTCTCGAACAATCCAGAGGCCAGAGCCGCCTTCAGGCAGAATGAGTGGAACACGCTGCGTATCGAGGCAATCGACAGCCGCATCCGTACCTGGATCAACGGCGTCCCCGCGTCGGATCTTCGGGACTCCATGAGCCCCGCTGGCTTCATCGCGCTGCAGGTTCACGGCGTCGGTCCGCGCGTCGAACCGCTGGAAGTCCGCTGGCGTCAAATCCTGCTCACGCCCGTTCATCGCCCCCAAGCCACCACCCACCACGGCGCGTCAGAGTCCGGCCATTGA
- a CDS encoding c-type cytochrome, translating to MTTAPAKPATPSILLPSILLTGLAMLAASGALVAHSSAPRTDPAPTGLAHLDLSWRTGATLADALLPLALEPGFRAELIAAEPLIEAPVWIQFDEHARMWVVEMVGYMRDADGAGENEPSGRIAILEDTDGDGAMDSRTTFADGLVMPRAVLPCFQDARGPGALVIEPPNLIYLKDTNNDGRADLRRVILTGFEGENPEHAPNALTWGLDNWIHLSQHSLEFRFSGPPTYDAITRPTPAHGQWGLTMDRVGRLFYTPNSEALRMDLVPKHYASRNPAQRGFPMMGVLVCNDQTVWPIRPNPGVNRGYMDGILRADKRLAVHTAACGTTIYEASLLGPDYRGNAFVAEPAGNLVRRLIVEPTTDRVRAVPAYTGREFLASADERFRPVQCTVGPEGALYVVDMHRGVIQHKTYLTDYLRKQVVERGLERPLDMGRILRIVPDNTTIPTRVRLGSLTSGRLVEQLSHQDMWRRTTAQRLLIERAATDQADRLRRLAHEGADPIARLHAHWTLDGLGIATIDDALAALNDQDIDVAIAGLRISERWLSQSPASIASRGTISTHESAPLLDAALAHASNQNPRLRNQALLTLGASADPRALQRLVDAIRARPDDEPLRAIAISGLYGRTTDAISSLAADAHQIRGGRLWFIRDLFDADLTGPDYGARGSAINLIPDLASKRPELAAYLLGRLQLALRLNTDQPRPIELAAPPEPWIRLVASGSPLSYAARDTDQWLLWPGHGSTVTASGRVLTPQEIARFDVGRSLFDTTCSGCHGKAGSGAPGHAPALAGSSRVRGTTDTTIRILLHGLEGPLESDGQRFNSSMPAAPFKNDEEFAAVLTYIRRAWGNNAEPVSPEEIAQARAATSTRNRPWRIEELEPKP from the coding sequence GTGACGACCGCACCCGCCAAGCCAGCGACACCCTCGATCCTGCTTCCGTCGATTCTCCTCACCGGGCTCGCGATGCTCGCGGCCTCCGGTGCACTGGTCGCCCACTCGAGCGCCCCGCGCACAGATCCCGCGCCGACCGGCCTCGCCCACCTCGATCTTTCGTGGAGAACGGGCGCGACCCTTGCCGACGCACTCTTGCCGCTCGCGCTCGAACCGGGCTTCCGGGCCGAACTCATCGCTGCGGAGCCGCTGATCGAGGCGCCCGTCTGGATCCAGTTTGACGAGCACGCGCGGATGTGGGTCGTCGAGATGGTCGGCTACATGCGCGATGCCGACGGCGCAGGCGAGAACGAGCCCTCGGGACGAATCGCGATCCTCGAAGACACCGACGGCGACGGCGCGATGGACTCGCGGACCACCTTCGCCGACGGCCTTGTCATGCCCCGTGCCGTTCTGCCCTGCTTCCAGGATGCCCGAGGCCCCGGCGCGCTCGTCATCGAGCCGCCGAATCTCATCTACCTGAAAGACACCAACAACGACGGGCGTGCCGATCTCCGGCGCGTCATCCTCACCGGCTTCGAGGGCGAGAACCCGGAGCACGCCCCGAATGCACTCACTTGGGGGCTCGACAACTGGATCCACCTCTCCCAGCACTCGCTCGAGTTCCGATTCTCAGGCCCCCCCACCTACGACGCCATCACACGCCCCACGCCCGCCCACGGACAATGGGGGCTCACGATGGACCGTGTCGGGCGTCTTTTCTACACGCCGAACTCCGAGGCCCTCAGAATGGACCTCGTCCCGAAGCACTACGCCTCGCGCAACCCAGCACAGCGCGGCTTCCCCATGATGGGCGTGCTCGTCTGCAACGACCAGACAGTCTGGCCCATCCGTCCAAACCCCGGCGTCAATCGGGGGTACATGGATGGAATCCTCAGGGCCGACAAACGCCTGGCGGTCCATACTGCCGCGTGCGGCACCACGATCTACGAGGCCTCACTGCTCGGACCGGATTACCGGGGCAACGCATTCGTCGCCGAGCCCGCGGGCAATCTCGTTCGGCGGCTTATCGTCGAACCGACGACCGATCGAGTGCGCGCCGTCCCCGCCTATACCGGGCGCGAGTTCCTCGCCTCTGCCGATGAGAGATTCCGCCCTGTGCAGTGCACCGTCGGCCCCGAGGGCGCGCTGTACGTCGTCGACATGCACCGGGGCGTGATCCAGCACAAGACCTACCTCACCGATTACCTGCGCAAACAAGTCGTCGAGCGTGGCCTCGAACGCCCGCTCGACATGGGGCGCATCCTCCGCATCGTTCCCGACAACACGACGATCCCGACTCGAGTCCGGCTCGGGTCGCTCACGAGCGGACGCCTCGTCGAACAGCTCTCGCACCAGGACATGTGGCGACGCACCACCGCTCAGCGATTGCTTATCGAACGCGCTGCGACAGATCAGGCGGATCGGCTCCGACGCCTCGCGCATGAAGGCGCAGACCCCATCGCACGCCTCCACGCCCACTGGACCCTCGACGGACTCGGCATCGCCACCATCGACGACGCCCTCGCGGCCCTCAACGATCAGGATATCGACGTCGCGATCGCGGGCCTTCGCATCTCCGAACGCTGGCTCTCACAATCACCCGCGAGCATCGCATCACGCGGCACCATCTCAACACACGAATCTGCTCCTCTCCTCGACGCCGCCCTTGCTCACGCGTCCAACCAGAATCCACGCCTCCGCAATCAGGCCCTGCTCACGCTTGGTGCATCCGCCGATCCTCGTGCGCTCCAACGCCTTGTCGATGCGATCCGCGCTCGCCCCGATGATGAGCCGCTCCGCGCCATCGCCATCAGCGGGCTCTATGGACGCACAACCGATGCCATCTCCTCACTCGCCGCCGATGCGCACCAGATCCGCGGCGGTCGCCTCTGGTTCATCAGAGATCTCTTCGATGCCGATCTCACAGGGCCCGACTACGGCGCGCGCGGAAGTGCCATCAACCTCATTCCCGATCTCGCGAGCAAACGCCCGGAACTCGCGGCGTACCTCCTCGGGCGGCTCCAGCTCGCGCTGCGGCTCAACACCGACCAACCCAGGCCGATAGAACTCGCCGCGCCGCCGGAACCATGGATCAGACTCGTCGCATCCGGCTCGCCCCTCTCCTACGCCGCACGAGATACCGACCAGTGGCTGCTCTGGCCCGGCCACGGCTCGACCGTCACCGCCAGCGGGCGTGTGCTCACGCCCCAGGAGATCGCACGGTTCGATGTCGGGCGTTCGCTCTTCGATACCACCTGCTCGGGATGCCACGGAAAGGCGGGCTCCGGCGCACCCGGACACGCGCCCGCTCTGGCGGGCTCATCGCGCGTACGAGGCACGACCGACACAACGATCCGCATCCTATTGCACGGGCTTGAAGGCCCGCTCGAATCCGACGGACAGCGTTTCAACAGCAGCATGCCCGCCGCCCCATTCAAGAACGACGAGGAGTTCGCGGCAGTATTGACCTATATTCGCCGCGCCTGGGGCAACAACGCCGAGCCCGTCTCACCCGAGGAGATCGCACAGGCCCGCGCCGCGACAAGCACGCGCAACCGGCCGTGGCGCATTGAAGAACTGGAGCCCAAGCCGTGA
- a CDS encoding S9 family peptidase — MTIRALVALATLTLVALPAPFASATGGEAGYLSAHADVPLIPRDVIFGNPDKAGPQISPGGKYLSWLADVNGVMNVFVAPVGDLSKARAVTSDTNRNIRQYFWAYNDTHLLYIQDVGGDENWKVYAVEIASGAVRDLTPYETIAGPDGKPIILPSGQPLRPAARLIGTSERFPSEILVGLNNRNPQFHDVHRINIETGESTLIAENNQWAAYIPDDDFNLRFAQRMTADGGTEIHTLLPDGTTVLFEKYGQEDSLTTGLGGFNKAGTSVYMQDSRNRNTGALYMVDLASGERKLLAEDSRADAGGAIAHPTEKNIQAVSFTYGRTEWKILDNAIRPDFEFLAGVAPGQFSIGSRTLDDTKWVVTYLQDAGPVRYYLYERTPNSGKPGRATFLFTNRSKLEGLPLAPMQDLVIKSRDGLNLVSYLTVPLAADADRDGRPDKPVPMVLLVHGGPWARDSWGFNPYHQWLSNRGYAVLSVNFRGSTGFGKDFVNAGNLEWAGKMHDDLIDAVNWAVNEKIADKSKVAIMGGSYGGYATLVGLTFTPDVFACGVDIVGPSNIVTLLNTIPPYWAPMITMFTERVGDHRTEEGRKLLESRSPINFVDNIKKPLLIGQGANDPRVKQSESDQIVEVMQKKNIPVTYVLFPDEGHGFARPDNNMAFNAVTENFLAKNLGGRAQPVGEDLSKSTAQIKAGGDDIPGLTPSGR; from the coding sequence ATGACCATCCGAGCCCTTGTCGCACTCGCCACGCTCACCCTTGTTGCGCTCCCCGCGCCATTCGCTTCGGCAACCGGCGGGGAGGCCGGTTACCTCTCCGCACACGCGGACGTGCCCCTCATCCCGCGCGATGTCATCTTCGGGAACCCGGACAAGGCCGGGCCGCAGATCAGCCCGGGAGGAAAGTACCTCTCTTGGCTGGCCGACGTGAACGGCGTGATGAATGTCTTCGTCGCGCCTGTGGGTGATCTCTCAAAGGCCCGCGCGGTCACGAGCGACACAAACCGGAACATCCGTCAGTACTTCTGGGCCTACAACGACACCCACCTGCTCTACATCCAGGATGTCGGCGGAGATGAGAACTGGAAGGTCTACGCCGTCGAGATCGCCTCCGGCGCGGTCCGCGACCTCACGCCATACGAGACAATCGCAGGACCGGATGGCAAGCCGATCATCCTTCCATCCGGTCAGCCGCTGCGGCCCGCGGCACGCCTGATCGGGACCAGCGAGCGTTTCCCATCCGAGATCCTCGTTGGGCTCAACAACCGCAATCCACAGTTCCACGATGTCCACCGCATCAACATCGAGACTGGTGAATCGACGCTCATCGCCGAGAACAACCAGTGGGCCGCGTACATCCCCGATGACGACTTCAACCTCCGTTTCGCGCAGAGAATGACCGCCGACGGCGGCACCGAGATCCACACCCTTCTCCCCGACGGCACCACCGTGCTCTTCGAGAAGTACGGGCAGGAAGACTCGCTGACGACAGGACTGGGCGGCTTCAACAAGGCCGGCACCTCGGTCTACATGCAGGACAGCCGCAATCGCAACACGGGCGCGCTGTACATGGTGGATCTCGCGTCCGGAGAACGCAAACTCTTGGCCGAGGACTCTCGCGCCGACGCAGGCGGCGCGATCGCCCACCCGACCGAGAAGAACATCCAGGCCGTCTCCTTCACCTACGGGCGGACGGAGTGGAAGATCCTCGACAACGCCATCCGCCCGGACTTTGAGTTCCTCGCGGGTGTCGCGCCGGGACAGTTCAGCATCGGCAGCCGCACGCTCGACGACACAAAGTGGGTGGTCACGTATCTCCAGGATGCCGGCCCGGTTCGTTACTATCTCTACGAGCGCACGCCCAACTCCGGCAAGCCCGGCCGCGCCACGTTCCTCTTCACGAATCGGAGCAAACTCGAAGGCCTCCCCCTCGCGCCGATGCAGGATCTGGTCATCAAGAGCCGCGACGGGCTGAATCTCGTCTCGTACCTCACCGTTCCGCTTGCGGCCGATGCCGATCGTGATGGGCGTCCGGACAAGCCAGTGCCGATGGTGCTGCTCGTCCACGGCGGCCCGTGGGCGCGTGACAGCTGGGGCTTCAACCCGTACCACCAGTGGCTGAGCAACCGTGGGTATGCCGTCCTGAGCGTCAACTTCAGGGGCTCCACCGGCTTCGGAAAGGACTTCGTCAACGCCGGCAATCTCGAATGGGCCGGAAAGATGCACGACGACCTCATCGACGCCGTCAACTGGGCCGTCAATGAGAAGATCGCCGACAAGAGCAAGGTCGCCATCATGGGCGGCTCATACGGCGGATACGCCACACTCGTCGGTCTCACCTTCACGCCCGATGTCTTCGCGTGCGGCGTCGATATCGTCGGACCTTCCAACATCGTCACCCTTCTCAACACCATCCCGCCCTACTGGGCCCCGATGATCACCATGTTTACAGAGCGCGTCGGCGATCATCGCACGGAGGAGGGGCGCAAGCTGCTTGAGTCGCGTTCGCCGATCAACTTCGTGGACAACATCAAGAAGCCCCTGCTCATCGGCCAGGGCGCGAACGACCCGCGCGTCAAGCAGTCAGAGTCCGACCAGATCGTCGAGGTCATGCAGAAGAAGAACATCCCCGTCACCTACGTCCTTTTCCCCGACGAGGGACACGGCTTCGCAAGACCCGACAACAACATGGCCTTCAACGCCGTGACAGAGAACTTCCTCGCCAAGAACCTCGGCGGCCGGGCACAGCCGGTAGGCGAGGACCTCAGCAAGTCCACCGCCCAGATCAAGGCGGGCGGAGATGACATCCCCGGCCTCACGCCAAGCGGTCGCTGA
- the fahA gene encoding fumarylacetoacetase, which translates to MTSPHSPRGTSSGSGSHAPHTGIDETHDPNLRSWVESANDPKTDFPIQNLPFCAFTSDDLEGTWSFGLRIGESILDLEEVHRRGLTKALKSWNGSHFAHAMLNDIGLPKEIRSLAQSLLGHSGKLASAAMNAQAGLLIDASKAQLMLPMDRVPNYTDFYASIHHATNVGSMFRPDNALLPNYKHIPIGYHGRGSSIVPSGTSFHRPVGQTSPPDSDPSAGPGFGPCKLMDYELEMGCIIGRGNALGSPVSIADAESHIFGLCIVNDWSARDLQKWEYVPLGPFLAKNFATTISPYIVTMEALAPFRIPAYERPASDPRPLPYLTSDANTAFGGFDITLEVHLQSAEMAKRSMPPIRLSKGNFKHMYWTFAQMVAHHTVNGCNLQPGDLLASGTISGPTRDSRGSMIELTWDGDPFANPPKLVPGTQRTPIELPTGEKRTFLADGDTVIMKAYCEREGFRRIGFGECRGTVLPART; encoded by the coding sequence ATGACCTCACCCCACTCGCCACGCGGCACCTCATCCGGCTCCGGCTCCCACGCCCCCCACACGGGAATCGACGAGACGCACGATCCGAACCTGAGGTCGTGGGTTGAGTCGGCAAACGATCCGAAAACGGACTTTCCGATTCAGAATCTGCCGTTTTGCGCGTTCACCTCCGATGATCTCGAAGGCACTTGGTCCTTTGGCCTTCGAATAGGCGAGTCGATCCTGGATCTGGAAGAGGTGCATCGGCGAGGGCTCACGAAAGCTCTGAAGTCGTGGAACGGGTCGCATTTCGCGCACGCCATGCTGAATGATATTGGCCTGCCGAAGGAGATTCGCTCGCTTGCGCAGTCGTTGCTCGGGCATTCAGGCAAGCTTGCGTCCGCCGCTATGAATGCGCAAGCTGGGCTCCTCATCGATGCGTCCAAAGCACAGCTCATGCTTCCGATGGATCGTGTGCCAAACTACACCGACTTCTACGCTTCGATCCACCACGCCACCAACGTCGGCTCGATGTTCCGCCCCGACAACGCACTCCTTCCGAACTACAAGCACATTCCGATTGGGTACCACGGGCGGGGGTCGTCGATCGTTCCTTCGGGCACGTCGTTCCATCGCCCCGTCGGCCAGACCTCGCCGCCCGACTCCGACCCCAGCGCAGGTCCCGGCTTCGGCCCGTGCAAACTCATGGACTACGAACTGGAGATGGGGTGCATCATCGGGCGCGGCAACGCGCTGGGTTCACCCGTCTCCATCGCCGATGCTGAGTCGCACATCTTCGGGCTCTGCATCGTCAACGACTGGTCGGCGCGCGACCTTCAGAAGTGGGAGTACGTTCCCCTCGGCCCGTTCCTCGCCAAGAATTTCGCCACCACCATCTCGCCCTACATCGTGACGATGGAGGCGCTCGCGCCGTTCCGTATCCCGGCGTACGAGCGCCCCGCCTCCGACCCGCGCCCGCTCCCCTATCTCACGAGCGATGCCAACACGGCCTTCGGTGGTTTCGACATCACGCTCGAAGTCCACCTGCAATCCGCGGAGATGGCCAAGCGCTCCATGCCGCCCATCCGTCTCTCCAAGGGCAACTTCAAGCACATGTACTGGACCTTCGCCCAGATGGTCGCCCATCACACCGTTAACGGCTGCAACCTCCAGCCCGGCGATCTGCTCGCCAGCGGCACAATCTCTGGCCCCACACGCGACAGCCGCGGCAGCATGATCGAGCTGACCTGGGATGGCGATCCCTTCGCGAATCCGCCGAAGCTGGTTCCGGGCACGCAGCGCACGCCGATCGAGTTGCCCACGGGCGAGAAACGCACGTTCCTTGCCGATGGCGACACCGTCATCATGAAGGCGTATTGCGAGCGCGAGGGATTTCGCCGGATCGGCTTCGGCGAGTGCCGCGGAACGGTGCTGCCGGCGCGGACCTGA
- the thiS gene encoding sulfur carrier protein ThiS, which produces MRVRVNNEERDLPEGTTLERLLREIGLADRPCAAEVNRKHIPKRDHAGHTLRDGDTIELVTLVGGG; this is translated from the coding sequence ATGCGAGTCAGAGTGAACAACGAGGAGAGAGACCTGCCCGAGGGGACGACCCTTGAGCGTCTGCTGCGAGAGATCGGGCTGGCCGATCGGCCGTGTGCCGCAGAAGTCAATAGGAAGCACATCCCCAAGCGCGACCATGCGGGGCACACGCTCCGGGATGGAGACACGATCGAACTCGTGACGCTGGTCGGCGGCGGTTGA
- a CDS encoding thiazole synthase: protein MANVTTANHVSEPGLEPLSIAGRSFSSRLFVGTGKYDSFERMTAALDASGCEVVTVAVRRERLYNDKGQSLLDHLDLSRYTILPNTAGCFTAEDAVRVSRLGRDLLEQVGNPGASWVKLEVLGDKKTLLPDPIGTIEACKELVADGFQVLVYSSDDPIVAERLKACGAASVMPAGSPIGSGQGILNANNIVICLEKLKQGDPAYPVIVDAGVGGASDVARAMELGADGVLLNTAVAHAKDPVMMAHAMRKACECGRQSYLAGRIPKRLYASASSPWDGAISYIPGE from the coding sequence ATGGCGAATGTGACCACAGCCAACCATGTGTCGGAGCCGGGCCTCGAGCCGCTGAGCATCGCGGGGCGTTCGTTCTCATCACGTCTGTTCGTGGGGACCGGCAAGTACGACTCGTTCGAGCGGATGACCGCAGCGCTCGATGCGTCAGGGTGCGAGGTTGTGACGGTGGCGGTTCGTCGCGAGCGGTTGTACAACGACAAGGGCCAGAGTCTGCTCGACCATCTGGATCTTTCGCGGTACACGATCCTGCCGAACACGGCGGGGTGCTTCACCGCTGAGGATGCGGTGCGCGTCTCGCGGCTCGGGCGTGACCTTCTTGAACAGGTCGGCAATCCCGGTGCATCGTGGGTGAAGCTTGAGGTCTTGGGCGACAAGAAGACGCTTCTGCCCGATCCGATCGGCACGATCGAGGCGTGCAAGGAACTCGTCGCCGACGGCTTCCAGGTGCTCGTCTACTCATCGGACGACCCGATTGTCGCCGAGCGTCTGAAGGCGTGCGGCGCGGCCAGCGTCATGCCCGCGGGTTCGCCGATCGGCTCCGGACAGGGCATCCTCAACGCCAACAACATCGTGATCTGCCTGGAGAAGCTCAAACAGGGAGACCCTGCGTACCCCGTGATCGTCGATGCGGGAGTGGGGGGGGCGAGCGATGTCGCGCGGGCGATGGAACTCGGCGCGGATGGCGTTCTCCTCAACACCGCCGTCGCCCACGCCAAAGACCCTGTCATGATGGCCCATGCGATGCGCAAGGCGTGCGAGTGCGGGAGGCAGTCGTACCTCGCCGGTCGGATTCCCAAGCGGCTCTACGCGAGCGCGAGCAGCCCGTGGGACGGCGCGATCTCGTACATCCCCGGCGAGTGA
- the deoC gene encoding deoxyribose-phosphate aldolase, which yields MPRTAAAPTPAPTPVLPPRMTVDRVMADQRAASFTKRSIKTTAKISGLKLALSMLDLTTLEGKDSQEKVRSLCRKAVRPYERDEELFGERLPHVAAVCVYPALVPTAKELLAGTGVNVASVATGFPSGQYPLKVRLADVRAAVADGADEIDMVISRGQFLAGKYKEVWREIYETAHACIWKHHTAHLKVILETGELETYDNVRWASDIAISALSAANAPHAFIKTSTGKVQPAATMPVTLVMLEAIRDHHLATDEMIGMKPAGGIRTAKQALHYLVMVKETLGDAWLTPDLFRFGASTLLNDILRQLVKQQRGLYTAGHDFSEA from the coding sequence ATGCCCCGCACCGCCGCTGCACCCACTCCCGCCCCGACCCCCGTCCTCCCCCCGCGCATGACCGTTGATCGCGTCATGGCCGATCAGCGTGCGGCTTCCTTCACGAAGCGTTCCATCAAGACGACGGCCAAGATCTCTGGCCTGAAACTCGCCCTCTCGATGCTCGATCTGACGACGCTGGAGGGCAAGGACTCGCAAGAGAAGGTGCGTTCGCTCTGCCGCAAGGCCGTTCGACCCTATGAGCGAGACGAAGAGCTCTTCGGCGAGCGCCTCCCCCATGTCGCTGCGGTGTGCGTCTATCCCGCGCTGGTGCCGACGGCCAAGGAGCTGCTCGCGGGCACTGGCGTGAACGTTGCGTCGGTCGCGACGGGCTTCCCTTCGGGTCAGTATCCGCTGAAGGTGCGCCTCGCGGATGTGCGTGCCGCGGTCGCGGATGGTGCGGATGAGATCGACATGGTGATCTCGCGCGGGCAGTTCCTTGCCGGGAAGTACAAAGAAGTCTGGCGCGAGATCTACGAGACCGCCCACGCCTGCATCTGGAAGCACCACACCGCCCACCTCAAGGTGATCCTGGAGACCGGAGAGCTCGAGACCTACGACAACGTGCGATGGGCGAGCGATATCGCGATCTCGGCTCTTTCAGCCGCGAACGCCCCGCACGCCTTCATCAAGACATCGACCGGCAAGGTCCAGCCCGCGGCGACGATGCCAGTGACGCTGGTCATGCTCGAAGCGATCCGCGATCATCACCTGGCGACAGACGAGATGATCGGGATGAAGCCCGCGGGCGGCATCCGCACCGCGAAGCAAGCTCTGCACTATCTCGTGATGGTGAAAGAGACGCTCGGCGATGCGTGGCTCACGCCCGACCTCTTCCGCTTCGGGGCTTCCACACTCCTCAACGACATCCTCCGCCAGCTTGTGAAGCAGCAGCGCGGCCTTTACACGGCAGGGCACGACTTCTCGGAGGCGTGA